The genome window ATGGAGGGTTCGATTAAATGGATTGCTTTTGGATATGGGTGATAGTGAATTGATTCACTCATCTGAGCACTTGAATTTACTGAATCAGATGATCAAGCTAGATAGACTTGATTTGAGCAATTAAGAATAAACTTTTTGTTCTGTGTTTCTTTACAGATTACATCAGTTGATCAATTGTCAACATATAAATCAGAACATCTCTCTagaacaaaggaaaaaggacCTAAATATTTCTATATGAGCGTGtggataaaaatattttcaaagtcAACAAATTATAGTTCTTCCCTTTGGGCAAAATTTACATACAGGTACCTTAGGTTCCCTTATTAAAATTCAGCCACGTGGCTATTTAACTAAATCACTAAACAGCATTACAACAATTTCTACCTTCCTATGAGAAAACCCACTTGCATTGAATTCAAGAGACTCTCTCTCTGCCCCCTTCTCTCTTTGCAAATATCAAGCATCCAGGCCCTCTGTTGTGGGAGAGGACGATGGGGCTGCATTTTATATACATAGATTCACTTACAGAAAAAGTAGTGTCTATATCGCCAAGTTTATCTTGTAAGTCTCCAGAATCCGACATGTTGAAAGCTAAGTTGTGGCCAATCGGTATGGTTTGGAGAGGCCTATACTGGTATGCAAGTCTCACCTCTACAAGGATATCTCTATCAAAACTGTTGCTGAAATTCTTGCCTTGGTTGACCACTATAATGccaccaaattgaaggatatttccCCCAGATTTGCTTTTGAAAACCAAGGTATATTTTTGGTTAGCATGAAGTATACTGTATTTCCTCATAATTAAAGTTTTCTGGAAAAGATTATGTAatgttatataaattttttttgtatgaatGTTCATAAAATTGATGAGGGTTTGATCAGACAAGGAAAGATGAACAGATCTGTCTTTCCACTACAATTTTCAACCCTTTCGTCCTCTGCCACCTTCCAATTTCCATTTTTTAGAATAGCCTTTGGTAACTTTCAGCAGAAAACACCCACCAAAAGTGCTTGATTTCTATTCAAGAGGGCTTGGGTGCCTGATTACTAGCAAAGAGAGATGAAGGGGACTGAGAGAGAAAGCGCCTCTTGAGTTCAATGCAAGTAAGTTTTATCAATGGGGATAGTAGAaggtgttttaagttttaacactGTTTTGTGATTTATTTAAATAGCTCTATGGCTGAATTTTAACAAGAAAACCTAAGGTACAGGACATAAGGTACAgtacttaagttttgtcctttcccTTTTCATTTCTATCCTCACCACTGTTGCTCCTTAGTTGTTTACCAGAAGGAATTCCTCAGTAATTCTCTACTATCTTATGTAGTTTTATTCTCGTTTAACATTTATCTTTCAAAGGATATTATTTGCTGTGTTACAAAatatgtatgatttttttttacaagtagAGTATGTATGGTTTTTATTAGAGGGGGGTTAATTATATAGatgcatatatatttttatgtgcACACAGGGAGTTATGCTTCTTACTTAGTGCCTGCTGCTGCACTTGGAGCAATGGGATATTGTTACATGTGGTGGAAGGTAAGCTTTTGTAACCTAAACCCATAGATTTTGTTTGTCACAAATGTGTTGTATTTGGTACTGCACTTATGGCAAGCTATTCTTGCTTATTTATGGGTgaatttgtaatatttctttcttttgttgtgcAAGGGATGGTCGCTTTCTGATGTTATGTTTGTAACAAAGCACAATATGGCAAATGCTGTTGCAACTGTCTCCAAACAATTAGAGAATGTCAATGAAGCACTGTCTGTAAGTAGCATTGCTTATTTGCTTTGCCATCTCGTAGTAAGTTCCTGACATAAAACAAAGGGAGCAAAACCAAATCAGGTTTGGCAGTTCCTGGGCAGCTTTGATTTCGAGGAATTAGGGTAACTTAGGGTTTGGTGGGAAAAGGCTGGAATATATTAGGGAGTATGTGACTTCTAAAGGTGAAAAGAAATAGTAGGATTTGTGGGTGACATAAAGGGAAAAAATCAAGGTCTGGGTTACTATTCCAGGGCTGTGAACTGTAATTGGGCTGTTTGTTGATTATTTGAAGCTATTTGATGGATGGGTGGTTTACGGTTATGAAGTTTTGGATAGAGTTTtaaaatatgacaaatcaaTGTGTGGTTGCAAGGTATTAAGTTGCCGGAAATTTAAgaacgaaaaaaaaagtaataaatttctAGACATCACATCTAGGATTTACTTGGCATCACACGTCGGAGTAGGTTGTATCACACAAACCTTAAACAAAACTTTAGAGCTTCTGTATGCTTTAGAAAACttattcttcttccttttaATAGAAGTATTACATCTATTCCTATTAGAACTTGCACCTTTTTGAACCCAGACTAAGAGTTAGACTTGGACCCCTTGGGCTTTTATTACTATGCCCAAACTAAATAACTAAactcaaataaatccaaaataagaCCCAACAGACTATTAGAACAGGCCATGTCCAGAAACTAGGAAATTACAGAATTTCCCTCGGCAAATAGTAATTCTTTCCTTTACAGCGTTTAGAGTTCACCCCTGTTTTAAATATCAATTTGTGCAGGCAACAAAGAGGCATCTAACCCAGAAGCTAGAAAACTTGGACTGGAAGGTTGAGGAGCATAAGGAAACATCCAAGCTTATTGCAAATGATGTACTGAActattcttctctctctctctctctctctctctctctagatgCACGTTTCAATTAATAAGACACGAGATGCGGTGGGGGGGATCTTATTATTTGATAAAGACCAAATCACCTTGCTCTTCCTTTTCCCTTGTTTGAAGCATCACAATTCATGATCATCAGAGGATCAAATTACCACCTATTTTAGTTTGTTATCCTTGCTGTAATCACAATAGATACTTCTAACTTTTGATATCTGCGTCACTTGTGCCATCTGGATTTGGGTTCACAATAAATACATTCAGGTGATAGTGGCACCACTGGTGCTTGGAATACATATTGAACTGTGCTTATATTCATTTGCAATCTTTTATGCTTGAAGGTTAATGAGGTGAAGTCAAACCTTTCTCAAATTGGGTTTGATGTTGAATCGATCTATCAAATGCTATCTGGGTTGGTgagttcttttccttttttcaaattataaatttagtctCTCTCTCTGGCATGCTAATTTCAACTAAGCTTTTGGGGCTACTGATGTTTTATATGTCAATTAACTTGACAGGAAGGAAAGATTGAGCTTCTTGAAAGCAAACAGGTATATTTCTGCTTATGTAAATTAAATTTAGTGCCTTTTGCTGTATGTGTTCACTTAATGTTTCTATGGTGGTTGATAtatttctttatcttcttccCAACACCATACAGGATATGACCAACTCGGGCCTATGGTATCTATGCCAAGTGGCTGGAGGCTTCAAAGATGGGCTTAATGCTAAACTTTTTAAGGTCAGAAATTAGATCTGTGTTATATTTATGCCTATATGGGATGGATAGCTAAGCATCTAAAGCTGTGGCTAATAACTGGGATTTAGATGAACACTTCATGCCAAAAATCAGCAGTGTCTACTGATTTAGGTGACAGCCAATTGTGGGGCCTATATTTATAATAGTGATCCTTGATCACAATTGCTGAGGGATGGGTAACTATTTTTTCATGGACTCATTTTCTCTAGTTCTTAAATGTTACTAATTTCTTCTTCCTTGTACCTCGGCAGGATGTCGGTGATACAGTAGCAAATCATTCAACAATCACATTTGAGGAGACCTCTCTCAAGGTATCTTGAGTCTCATTCTTcagtataattatattttcattcaCCGATGACATGGTGTAATGATTTGTAATGATTTTATTTCAGGGACTCCAATTTATTGCTGAAACGAAGGACTCAGGTGTGATTGATAAATCAACGAAAACCACAAGGATAATTGATCTTGACAACTTCCCTGGTGAAAAAGCTCGGACACTGAAAAATAGAATTCACAGGTCATATCCAGTTGGGATGTCTTTGGCTGAGATATTATGAATTCATATACATGATTTTGTTGTCTTCAATATATCATTGATTTTGTGAGCTGAACGTTTTCCTATTGATTCCATAGATGTATATGGCTCTATGGGATTCCTTAATTCTTTTCCAGTGATAAATGTGTTCTGAGTGTTTGATTTGTACATCCCCAGCTGGGAGAGTATAGAGTGATAGCATTTTGTTACAAGTGTAAGTTTCAATGttattctttctcaaaataaagCATCATAATCTCAATGGTGCTGATGACATCGTAGTTTTCAATGACCAATCTAAGAATAGCATGTTCAATAGTTCAATTTTCATTTAGCCATTGTTGAAAATCCATCCAAGGCCAGATCTGTGTTATACTTTGTGCAGTTGTCCTAGTATGGTATGTTAGATTGGCAAAACACAACATAAAGCCCTGGGAAAAAGATAATGAAATCATTGGGTTTAGGCTGCATTTTGAAAGTTTCCTTTGCACGGAAACCACCTGGGTGAAGACTGAAGAGTGGCTTTGAAGTCCTTAGAGTTCTTTCTTAACCTTCCCATGTGTGAAGAGTGGCTTTGAAGTTCCTAAAGTTCTTTCTTAACCATtctgaattgaataaattactactgtattatttttgttttagaagATTGTAATTTGGCAATCAATTTAGTACACAAATTTGGGAAGTTATCAATAgcatatataaaattaactcaatagaaaatattcaaattttcctcattaaaaatgatttacgggatatttttagaatttagcTGAAGGCTATGTATGCAATTCAGATATGGGGAAAAACTTCAGCCATacatgaaaatagaaaataatggCAGGGATAAAGTGTTTTTCTCATTGGATAGGTCTACCTGCGGAAACTGTTTGTTGGTTTAATCTCAAGTTTATTCACAtgctctccaaaaaaaaaaaataataataataataataataattgtagggaTGAAAGGCCTATGAATGTATATTGGGCCGTGGACCTTATTCATGGACATTTAGTAGTCCGAGGACAATTAGACGTCAACGAAGAAGTACAAATCAGTGAATTATGGAAGGATTCTGGTTATGAGAGTTTGGGAAGGTAGTCCAAGGAGAAATGCCTCTTCGGCTTAATAAGGTAGAGGTCAGAAGGGTTAATCTGCCATTGAGAGCAATACTTCAAACGATTCTACTAGTAAAGACAAACATCAGGAGGGAATAAGACAAAGAGAAGCTGAGAAATATCGAGGAGAAAGCGGTTACTACTGCATTAAATGTTTTGCAGCTAACTTTCTGACCGTATTAATGTGGAGAtgatacatgaatagtaataTTCAGCCTTGCAGCTACCCccaaagacttcaagaaggtgctgatgggataAGGATTAAAGCCAGCAGCTTGATCTACACGTGGAAGTAAAACAGggtaatataaagaaaaaagaccCCATTACAGGGGGAGGATCGGAGCATCTGTAGAAAAAACATTATAGCAATAAGAATTGTAACTTTAATAAAgtttaagagaaatatatacAAGAGCTACTCTCCTCGGATTTTGCCGAGAAAGATTTTCTATACACCAAAacttatttatctttgttttgttgTCATCTTTAACCCATTATGATTGTTGTCCATCCCATTGAAGTTCAGTTTCaagcccactctttacaaattcattgtattgggctttttgggctttAACCCTTTTATCTTTTGGGCTTAGGATCCAAAACGAGTCTTTACAATTGGCGCAATCTGTGGGAATACTTGAGCTTTAGTGAGATCAACTTTCAGCTATAATAGGTCTAGGGCCAAACCGAGAAGAGTCTGTTGGTTTCCAACGTCAAGATTAGTTTCTTAATCTTGAATGAAGGAGGGACCGGAAGGTTAGTGTGCATACCACACATACTAGTAGGAGCCAATCTCAAAGTGGGAGTCACGCCTTTCATGAAGAGAATATTAGAAGCATGCAATTGGAGATTGACCGTTTGCGAAGGAGGTTACACTGCGAGCGACGTAGAGGAACTCCTTTAAGTTCTGAcccttcttctgatgatgataGGGATGACAATTATAGGCCCAGATCAAGGACTCCTTCCAGTAAGTCTTTTTCATGTGATGAAAATCGCCATTACAAGCGAAGAAGTAAGAGTCCATCTCACAAAAGTCTGGGAAACGATGCTATGAGTAGGGCTCTGAACCAGATTTCTAAGTCACCTTTTACACGAAGAATTGAAGGAGGAAAAATTTCTCGGCGATTTAGTCAACCAACATTCACCTTGTATAATGGCAGAATAAACCCTGTAGAGCGTGTTAGCCATTTCAACCAGAGAATGACTGTTCACTCCAAGAATGAgaccttgatgtgcaaggtgttcccaTCTAGTTTAGAGCCTGTGgcaatgaggtggtttgatggtttgAAGGAATGTTCTATTAACTCCTTTAAGGAGCTTACTAGGGCATTCGGGGCTTGTTTCATTACTTGTAGTAGGATTCCTTGGCCCTTGGACTCCCTGTTGTCCATAACCATGCGAGAGGGGGAAACCCTGAAAACGTACTCTAACAGATACTAGGAGATGTTTAACAAGATAGATGAGAATTTTGATGATGTGGCTATAAGGACTTTCAAGGTCGCCCTACTTGCCAAGCATGATTTGAGGAAGTCTTTGACAAGGAGGCCTGCTAGGAGTGTGCGTCAGCTCATGAATCGTATTGATGAGTATAAGCGGGTCGAGGAGGACCAACAACAAGGAAAGGGGAAAGCTAAAGTAGTCCCTTAGGATAGAAGGGATTTTAAGTCGAAGAAGTATAACAATAACCGACCTAGGAGGGATTTTGCTAGGCACCCTGGATCTACTGCTACTCAAGTGGTTAATACGGTGTTTTGAGAGCCTATGCATCAAATATTGGATAAGATAAATGATGAACCATACTTCAAGTGGCCCAATAAGATGGGTGGGGACCTCATGAAACGTAATCAAAGTCTTCATTGTCAGTATCACCAAGACCGAGGACACACTACTAAGGAGTGCAGGACTTTGTGGAATCATCTCGAGCAGCTAGTTAAGATTGGGAAGTTAAAACAATTCTTGTATTAGCCCAGTGAAGAGGATAGTTAGACAGGGTCAGGAACTCAGAAAGATTCTTCTTTAAGACCATATTTGGGGACAATCAGCGTTATTCTTACTGCCCTAGGTAAGATCGGTTCCCATCCATCTAGGGTGATGTCTATAGATCGGCCATTTCTAGAGATCTTGATTCCTGACCCCAAGAGGAGTAGAATGGAAGTCCGATTAGCCTTGAGCTTTTCCGACAAGGATAAGGTGGGAACCCTGCAACCGCATGATGATGCCCTAGTGGCTATTCTCAGGATTGGAGGGTATGATGTGAAAAAGGTTTTAGTAGATCAAGGTAGCAGTGCAGAGATCATGTACCCTGACCTATTTAAGGGGCTGAAGTTGAGGCTTAAGGACTTGGCTTGCTATGACTCTCTTTTAATAGGGTTTGATGGGAAGATTGTCTTTCCTAAGGGCCAAATCAAACTACCTGTTTAGGTAGAGTCAGAAGTCATGTAACTGAACTTTATTGTGGTAGATGCCTACT of Quercus lobata isolate SW786 chromosome 8, ValleyOak3.0 Primary Assembly, whole genome shotgun sequence contains these proteins:
- the LOC115957453 gene encoding uncharacterized protein LOC115957453 → MALQAGISTSKVLVLAGAGWTVSVVLRSGRLSELIAQLQVLLRGVDEAEISSEKYDSAALTAQIRQLAQEIRELAVSHPVTVFNGNSASSGSYASYLVPAAALGAMGYCYMWWKGWSLSDVMFVTKHNMANAVATVSKQLENVNEALSATKRHLTQKLENLDWKVEEHKETSKLIANDVNEVKSNLSQIGFDVESIYQMLSGLEGKIELLESKQDMTNSGLWYLCQVAGGFKDGLNAKLFKDVGDTVANHSTITFEETSLKGLQFIAETKDSGVIDKSTKTTRIIDLDNFPGEKARTLKNRIHRSYPVGMSLAEIL